The following are from one region of the Mycolicibacterium helvum genome:
- a CDS encoding acyl-CoA dehydrogenase family protein, whose translation MTSTGGQLFNPNTYDPRQFDPATRRQLRALIDWFEERGKTRLLQDDADAEWVSDFLDFIKRERIFATFLTPSEFGLGDDNKRWDTSRNAALSEILGFYGLAYWYAEQVTILGLGPIWQSDNVKAKQRAAEQLEAGGVMAFALSEREHGADIYNTDMVLTPTEGDDDGVVFRATGQKYYIGNGNVAGMVSVFSRRADVEGPDGYVWFVADSAHPDYQLIGNVVHGQMFVSNFALQDYPVHEEDILCTGPEAFSAALNTVNVGKFNLCTASIGMCEHAFYEAITHANNRILYGNPVTDFPHVRASFVDAYARLIAMKLFSDRAIDYFRSASLDDRRYLLFNPVTKAKVTSEGETVVRLLWDVLAAKGFERNTYFAEVKDLIGALPRLEGTVHVNVAQILKFMPNFLFNPGSYPEVGTRDDPGDDVFFWAQGPAKGASKVQFADWVPVFEKASGIPNVARFAEQVRALQALLSTAAPDAEQQRDLDFMLVVGHLFTLVVYGQLILEQAELRGVDSDVIDQIFDIAVRDFSGYAVALHGKASSTPAQQEWALAAVRKPATDTDRFDRVWQQVRAYDGAYVMRP comes from the coding sequence ATGACGAGCACCGGCGGGCAGTTGTTCAACCCCAACACCTATGACCCGCGACAATTCGATCCCGCCACCCGGCGTCAGCTGCGGGCCCTGATCGATTGGTTTGAGGAGCGCGGCAAGACACGGCTGCTGCAAGACGATGCCGACGCGGAGTGGGTGTCGGACTTCCTGGATTTCATCAAGCGGGAGCGGATCTTCGCCACCTTCCTCACTCCGTCGGAATTCGGCCTCGGCGACGACAACAAACGCTGGGACACCTCCCGCAACGCCGCGCTCAGCGAGATCCTCGGCTTCTACGGGCTGGCGTACTGGTACGCCGAACAGGTCACCATCCTCGGGCTGGGCCCGATCTGGCAGAGCGACAACGTCAAGGCCAAACAACGCGCCGCCGAGCAGCTCGAAGCGGGCGGAGTGATGGCCTTTGCGCTCTCCGAACGCGAGCACGGCGCCGACATTTACAACACCGACATGGTCCTGACACCCACCGAGGGCGACGACGACGGCGTCGTTTTTCGTGCGACGGGCCAGAAGTACTACATCGGCAACGGCAACGTGGCCGGCATGGTGTCGGTGTTCTCCCGGCGGGCCGACGTTGAGGGCCCGGACGGTTACGTATGGTTCGTCGCTGACAGTGCGCATCCTGATTACCAGTTGATCGGCAACGTCGTACACGGTCAGATGTTTGTGAGTAACTTTGCGCTGCAAGACTATCCGGTGCATGAGGAGGACATCCTGTGCACCGGACCCGAGGCGTTCTCGGCGGCACTCAACACGGTGAACGTCGGCAAGTTCAACCTGTGCACCGCCTCGATCGGGATGTGCGAGCACGCGTTCTACGAGGCGATCACCCATGCCAACAACCGCATCCTTTACGGCAATCCGGTCACCGATTTCCCGCATGTGCGGGCCAGCTTCGTCGACGCCTACGCGAGGCTGATCGCGATGAAACTGTTCAGCGACCGCGCGATCGACTACTTCCGCAGTGCCAGCCTCGACGATCGTCGCTATCTGCTGTTCAACCCGGTGACCAAGGCCAAGGTGACTTCGGAGGGCGAGACTGTCGTCAGACTGCTATGGGATGTCCTGGCCGCCAAGGGCTTCGAACGTAATACCTACTTCGCCGAGGTCAAGGATCTGATCGGCGCCCTGCCCCGGCTAGAGGGCACCGTGCACGTCAACGTGGCGCAGATCCTGAAGTTCATGCCGAATTTCCTGTTCAACCCGGGTTCCTATCCTGAGGTGGGGACCCGTGACGACCCGGGCGACGATGTGTTCTTCTGGGCGCAGGGCCCGGCCAAGGGCGCTTCGAAAGTGCAATTCGCCGATTGGGTTCCGGTATTCGAGAAGGCTTCGGGGATACCGAATGTCGCACGATTCGCCGAACAGGTGCGAGCCCTTCAGGCGTTGTTGTCCACCGCGGCGCCCGATGCCGAGCAGCAGCGTGACCTCGACTTCATGCTCGTCGTCGGGCACTTGTTCACTCTGGTCGTCTACGGTCAGCTGATCCTTGAACAGGCCGAATTGCGTGGAGTCGACAGCGACGTCATCGACCAGATCTTCGATATTGCGGTCAGGGACTTCTCCGGCTACGCGGTGGCTCTGCACGGGAAGGCAAGTTCGACTCCGGCTCAACAGGAATGGGCGCTGGCGGCAGTGCGCAAACCGGCGACCGACACCGACCGCTTCGACCGGGTGTGGCAGCAAGTGCGAGCCTACGACGGCGCCTACGTGATGCGCCCCTAG